TCAGGCCAACCGAATATAATCGATAGGCCACAGGTAAGATCAGCGTTTTATAAGAATTTCTTGTTACTTCCCTAAGCAGGGACCTATTTTAATCCTCATCGACCTTGGTTTTTCGGGAACGTACAGTAACTTACGGTAACGTTAGAACGGGGCACTATAAATTTGTTGTATGGTGTCAACAGTTGTtgtaagtgtaaaaaacgttttgcatttttttttatttgtaacgtAATACATCGAAAGAGCATCGGTTGTCACGCAATACAATGAGTCAATCCGCTTTTTAGACACTACTACTAAAATATATGGCTGCCATCCGAGACGATCAGGAACTCAACGCCATAAAGGCGAAACTCCCAAACCAATATTATTGGCTTATTTCAGTGGCTTCTGGAAGACCAGCTCCCTTCTTAAATTGGCAAGCGTATCAACCGACCAATAGCAAAGACGAGAACTGCATTCAAATAGAAAACGCAGAAATGTTTGTTTATATGTGTAGCGACGAAGctaattttatttgtcaaTGGGACAATGAAATATAGACTACGAACAATcgataaaatcaataaaaaatattattattcaccATTTAATGCTGATGGttacagttttattttatggtaACTTTATATGATATCAGCCCTACTTTATCAGTTTAGCTGAATCCTTTCTTGGTCCTATATTCCCTTTTCAGATGCAAAACTctattattacatttatgtttaaacttttatttaggAAACCCCCATAAAGGAGGAGAAAGGTGGGGCTCTTAGTAGGAGATGCCGGTGTTGTCGCGGATCCAGTCGAGGTATCCGGTGACGCGGCTGAAGACGGCGGGGTGTCCGGCCTGGCAGCCGGCTCCCGAGACGAAGGAGGTCACTCCGACCAGGCGGTTGCCCTCGTGGGTGACCAGGGGGCCGCCGGAGTCGCCTCCGCAGGTGGACCTTCCCCCGTCGGTGTTGATGCAGATCATGTTGTCGTGGAGGGACCAGGTGCGGCTGCAGTCGCTCTGCGACATGATCTGCACGTCGACGGCCTGGAGCCAGTCGGGGAGTGGGCTTCCGTCATAGGTGCCTCCCCATCCGGAGGCCACGGCCCACCAGCCGGCGTAGTCCTGGTAGCGATCGTTGTAGCTGGGCAGCTCCACCCTGTTGACCAGGCTCCAGAAGTCCACATGAGGAGTGCGGATCAAAGAAATGTCGTTGTGCAGGTTGCCGCTGTTGTAGTGGTGGTGCTGGATGATGTCGCCACTGCCCACCCAGTGGGTGTACTGCGGCTGGTTGCGGATGCTGGCTCCGTAGTTGATGGTCACTCCGCTGGCGCCGTTGGTGCAGTGGGCGGCGGTCAGGACCCAGGTGTTGCCGATGATGGAGCCTCCGCACCACCAGTTGCCGTTGCCGCTGAAGAGCAGGCCCACGATGTAGGGCACCTTGCCCTCGTAGGCGGGGTAGCCGTTGGTGATCCTGCCCTGGATCTTGGCGTCCTTCACGGGAACGGGAATGAGCTTCTCCTGCTCCGTGGCAGGAATCACTGAGGCGGTGGCGGTGGCCACGGCCAGAGCCAGGAATACGAACAGTTTCATCTTGGACTGGTCGGTGTACAACTTGTGGTTTTCCCAGAGACTGACCGCCTTTTATACTAAAACTGAAGCCCTATCAGGTTCTAATAACTAAAACCTGTGAGGATGGAGGGCCGTTTATTGTGGTCAGTTTTTGCTGATAAGTGCGGAGGAAGTGAGTCTTTGGGGAATTTATGACAGCTACTTAGTTGTTATCACGTTTGTAATAACTCGTCtgcataaaattcattagctCTTCAATATCAGTGCTCTActgttatttcaattttgcaaaaatcagtttaaaaagttcaattccataaataataaatcagaTAAGAAAAGTTTGTAAACTTGCACCTGGTGTGTATCAAACATGACTATTAAATCCCTAATCAATTTGGTTTAAGAAGCGTAAACAAGAGCATTGATATTATAGTGATGTACTTAAATAATCGGTTAAGAGCTATCATAAATTAGAAATTGATTATCGCAAATCAGTACAGTCGTTTGACATCTGGAACTGATAACAGTTTTCATTCAATATTTTCGCCTGTCAATTAGCGTTACTTTGGAAAGTTTTTACTATTAAACGCAGTTATATTTGatgtattatatatttatcaatttaaagatatataattttttctcacctttattttatgtattatatatttattatgttcAAGATATATGTTTTTTCCTTACCTTTCCTtctcaatattttattatgatCCTTTGTATACTtaagtaataaaaacaatattctCCCATCTTCCTATAAATTCTTTGTTATAAGTGAATTTTTCTTAGACCTGCTCTATGATTCTGTCCAATGCAATAATGCTGGCCATTTTTCTCCTCGCTTGCACTTTTCGCATTTCAGGCGAAATTCGATTGAGTTGAGTTTTCCCGGGGAGCCGCAAAGTATGCAACGCAATGCGGCAGATGCTGTCAGGATAAGCCGATTTGTATCCTGTATCCTCTCACCCTTGCCAATGCAAACACACCCTCGTATCGGAGCTCCACTTACCGCACTTGATGGATGAGTCCTCCGGCTGATGAATCGCCACCCACTAATCGAACATCAAACCCAGATCAGAGTGTGCTTTAAAATGTACATTTTCCCCTCCACTTTAtcgcaattttaaatttgtaagtaGGTACTTGAAATGTATCGATGCTAAAAGCATTTTTATTAAGTgtagaataaaataatttaagctaGAAAGtgtaatttattgattttgtgCAGGGGTTTATCCaccgaaaaatatatttattaaacatattatttgtttgctttccatttcgattttattccaattttttctaCTACTTAAACTAGGCAAATATACAAAAGTAGATAAATTCCGTACGAGTCTAGGATCTAGATAGCTAGGTAGAAGTTGGCTCCCCAAGGTGGAACCGCTAAGTAAAACTTTCGGCTGAATGCGGTATGTACAATAGGAAGTCGGTGGCCAAAATGGCGAAGGATGAGATTCCGCACTTAAGATTCGTTGCATTCGCTAACTAGACTCCGGCTTAAATGGCGAACTCGCCGTGATCCTCGTCCAGGGAGCAGGGTCTGCGGAACTCCTGGCCGCGTTCGTGGATCCACTTGTTAGACACtgggttttttaaaaaaattaaaaaatacattatatattatttgataGAATATTTAATCAAGGATAGCGAACCCACCCCATTTGGTGCCTGTAAGTACGGGACAGGCGGCATGCCGAGTCCTTACATCGCCTTCTCCATCTCGATGAAGATTCATCCAAAAGGCTGCCGTACCCTTCCTGGGAAATAATGCTGTGTGGAGGGATGTAAAAACTGTGGCGCCCCCCTGCTCCACATCACTCATctgaaaaggggaaaaaagatattttaaaaaagaactTTATAACGAATTTTATAGCtttataattttggttttttattataagaaaaaaattaaatggaatataCCATTTGTTTACTATTAAgataatcttttaaaaaaatatataatttaaataattaaatcttCTTAAgccatttaattaattgtgtCATTTTAATAAGCGAGTTGTGCAATTTGCAAGCCCTCTATTGACCATTGACCAACAATAGCTTggtgaaaaaaacatatatatattccatAGAAAAGAGAAAACCACATTTGCAAGGCTGCCTTGCCTTTCGTATCTATTTTTCTGCCATTGTGCGTTGCTTTTGCATTCACAGCCATGGAATTCCATTCACTCGCATTGCAACCTACGCA
This portion of the Drosophila takahashii strain IR98-3 E-12201 chromosome 3R, DtakHiC1v2, whole genome shotgun sequence genome encodes:
- the LOC108059606 gene encoding serine protease 1, with product MKLFVFLALAVATATASVIPATEQEKLIPVPVKDAKIQGRITNGYPAYEGKVPYIVGLLFSGNGNWWCGGSIIGNTWVLTAAHCTNGASGVTINYGASIRNQPQYTHWVGSGDIIQHHHYNSGNLHNDISLIRTPHVDFWSLVNRVELPSYNDRYQDYAGWWAVASGWGGTYDGSPLPDWLQAVDVQIMSQSDCSRTWSLHDNMICINTDGGRSTCGGDSGGPLVTHEGNRLVGVTSFVSGAGCQAGHPAVFSRVTGYLDWIRDNTGISY